In one Heteronotia binoei isolate CCM8104 ecotype False Entrance Well chromosome 1, APGP_CSIRO_Hbin_v1, whole genome shotgun sequence genomic region, the following are encoded:
- the LOC132579301 gene encoding type 2 DNA topoisomerase 6 subunit B-like encodes MSHLYPILMFSEQAVKGAIQEVLNRVLEQHHKIAQEQQKLVSSLSIMLEAMSTIISSSTDSEFRRRCLQHLQAADTQQFSATAKKTFSKIIFQRWKPSSTCDNRRPLSSTDGVGQLSADYDLPSICQHSSSHVSSAGLENGGSCGEGN; translated from the exons ATGTCTCATCTCTACCCTATTCTCATGTTCAGTGAGCAGGCTGTGAAGGGCGCTATCCAAGAAGTGCTTAATAGGGTCTTGGAGCAGCACCACAAAATAGCCCAG GAACAGCAGAAATTGGTCAGCTCTTTGTCCATCATGCTAGAAGCCATGTCCACCATCATTTCAAGCAGCACTGACAGTGAGTTCAGAAGGAGGTGTCTCCAGCACTTACAG GCTGCAGATACCCAGCAGTTCTCGGCAACAGCCAAAAAGACCTTCAGCAAAATCATTTTTCAGCGATGGAAGCCAAGCAGCACATGTGACAACAGGAGG CCATTGTCTAGCACAGATGGAGTGGGGCAGCTGAGCGCAGACTATGATTTACCTTCCATCTGTCAGCATTCAAGCTCCCATGTTAGTTCTGCTGGACTGGAAAATGGAGGGAGCTGTGGAGAAGGTAACTAG